The following are encoded together in the Phragmites australis chromosome 19, lpPhrAust1.1, whole genome shotgun sequence genome:
- the LOC133900501 gene encoding uncharacterized protein LOC133900501 yields MADWAPVFIGLVLFILLSPGLLFQIPGKGRIVEFGNFQTSGLSILVHAVIYFALIAIFLLAVGVHMYLG; encoded by the coding sequence ATGGCGGACTGGGCGCCGGTGTTCATCGGCCTGGTGCTGTTCATCCTGCTCTCCCCGGGGCTGCTGTTCCAGATCCCCGGCAAGGGCCGGATCGTCGAGTTCGGCAATTTCCAGACCAGCGGCCTCTCCATCCTTGTCCACGCCGTCATCTACTTCGCCCTCATCGccatcttcctcctcgccgTTGGCGTCCACATGTACCTCGGCTAG